One Tachysurus fulvidraco isolate hzauxx_2018 chromosome 2, HZAU_PFXX_2.0, whole genome shotgun sequence DNA segment encodes these proteins:
- the pdzk1ip1 gene encoding PDZK1-interacting protein 1, whose amino-acid sequence MGKAVRVLYCLLLTLEVVTAQTGSVKSALPNWLTGIIAVAVFLFMVFITFIVNKTWCKDSSQVDKVSITTNEYAMTNGSNTNLDSVRSHEHGNAYENVIFHKPEETVTAM is encoded by the exons ATGGGAAAAGCTGTCCGAGTGCTTTACTGCCTGCTGCTGACGCTGGAGGTTGTTACAGCACAAACAG ggagtGTTAAGAGTGCACTACCAAACTGGCTCACTGGCATCATCGCTGTTGCTGTGTTCCTCTTCATGGTCTTTATTACCTTCATTGTCAACAAAACCTGGTGTAAGGACTCAAG TCAGGTGGATAAGGTCAGCATAACAACCAACGAATACGCCATGACCAATGGGTCAAACACAAATCTGGATTCAGTCAG GAGTCATGAGCACGGTAATGCTTATGAGAATGTGATTTTTCACAAACCTGAAGAAACTGTGACAGCCATGTGA